DNA sequence from the Vicia villosa cultivar HV-30 ecotype Madison, WI linkage group LG3, Vvil1.0, whole genome shotgun sequence genome:
AAACAACAATTCGACTGGGGTCGAATTGACAATTTGAACagaaagaaacaaacaaactTAGAAAGAATGGAAAAACTTTATTTGCTTAAGTAAAATTGGTTGGAAGTTTCATACATTTTCTTTAGAGAGTCGTTTCTCGCTTATGTATGGATATTTTGAGTATGTATTGAAGTTTACAATGATTTTGTCACCCTCAAATTCTAATACTATAATCCTTATTTATTGCATTTGTAAAAATAATTGTCTTCAACGTTTGACTAACTTCCATTCAACACGTCATTCTTGCATGTTTCGCTTGCCTCTAATCGATCTCCACGTGTCTCGGGAGCTTTTAGATAAGATCAAAAAAATAGTTACTTAGTATGATTTTGGAATTACCTCAGTCGAGTCTCCTTCGATCTATCGAATTAGTCATCTctaaacttttaaaaatattgCTAAGTATCATACCAAAGTCTCAGTAAGTCGAACATTGATATTTCGTCTTTAACTTGCCTCTGGTCGAAGAGTACAACATCTTGTTTTACGCTTGTGCATAAGTTTCGACCACTTCCGTTTGTCAAGTCAGCATAGTGAAATTGTTGGTTAACAAATTGTCCCTCAAATATGCGATTTTCGATTTATTTTGAGAGGCATATAGTGTTTTTAAAATTATAACACTATTTAAAGTTGCGCACTGGCGTCACCGCCATCATGGCTACTTATTAAAACGTATTTTCGAGACGTGTGAATAGAGGGAGTAACCCTTATTATTGGAAACAGatagaaactctgcagaaaatattctTCTCCTTTTATTCAAACCCTAAATTCTCTATtcgtcttttctttcttctttctttcattGTCATTGGCAACGATAATCATCTCGCAACTAAGGTTGGTTGAATCACTCAAGTGAAAAACAGGAGATTTCAATCGGATTAATTGAATTTTGTTCATCAAAATTGATCTAGAATTACTCAAAGTCTTAAGTTTAATTTCAACCTAATGTTGATTACTTTAGAATTAAATTCGAGAAATTTAGTTATTTTGATAACAAAAGTTCTCGATTTGTTCTCTCTTGCCATTTTGTAGAAGAAAAGAAATTACTACCATATGATTTCGTTTAAACCAAAAATTAATTACGTGGGCCGAGACAGTTATGTCGAGCACACGTTCTCATTATCTTAACTTATGTGTTGTGTTGCGTAGGTTATTTCCTCTTTTATTCGCTGTCTCTCTCTCGCCATTTGTTTCACAGTTTTCTGCAAACTAGTCAAATCAAAACAACCTTCTTTTGGTCTCTCCTTCCTCACTCTCCACAACTCCACTTTCAATCCCTAAAAAGCTTCCTTCTTTTCATCTCCTTTTCAACTCCTATGCTTCTGTGGGTATATATCTCTCTCTTCCTCCTTTATCAAACCCTTTCTTAATTATTATTAActgtttgtttttttgaaattgaaattatttGAATTGGGTCCATAGTACCTTTCCATTTATCAAATATATGAATCATCCATTTTCTAGGTTTGATAAGTAGTTTATTATTCCATGTTCTCATATTTTCCATATTATTACTTCTGAACTTAGTGTACTTTTAATGTTAGGTCACATTTATATTTAAATGTTACTTACTAATGCCTTTGATTTTTGTAGCATTAATGATAGTTTCGATATCGTTCATTGTTTTGCAGATGATTTCTGCGGTTGACGGTGTATAATTCTTGGAAGAAATATCTACCAGAAACTTTCTAGGTGGTGATAATAATGCAGTTATATCATCATCCATTTGATTTGGATAGCCAGAAGGTGAGACTTGCATTAGAAGAAAAGGGCATTGATTATACATCTTTCCATGCCAATCCTGTAACTGGCAAGAACTTGGATTCGACGCTCTTCCAGATGAATCCCAGCGGAAGCCTCCCTGTTTTTCAAAATGGATCTCATATCATTTACAAGACTATTGATATTATTCAGTATGTTCCCTTCAAACCCTCTTCATTATTTTATCGTCGCTGCATTATAGGCCAATTTAAGCAGCGTTTAAGAATCAAATGTTGAGTTTGAgtatatgttttaaatgtttctgTTAGAAACGGACGACTTATAGGGCTGTGGATTTTCAGGTACATAGAAAGAATTGCTGTGGTCTCTGCAGGGTCTGAGGATATCAGTAGTAATAGGAAGGAAGTGATTGAATGGATGCAGAAGATACAAGAATGGAATCCTAAATATTTTACCCTTTCGCATATACCGGACAAACATCTAGTTTATGTTTCCAAGTTCATAAGGCGTGTGGTGATAGCTCGTATGTCGGAGTCCCCTGAATTAGCAGGTGCTTACCATAGGAAGTTAAGGGAAGCCTATCAAACCGATgaaaaactgaaagaccctgatGTTTTGAGAAGGAGTAAGGAGCATTTGGTTAGACTGCTTGATGAAGCCGAAAGACAACTGAGTGAAACCCCATATTTGGCTGGCGAAGAATTTACCATGGCCGATGTGATGCTCATTCCGATTTTGGCTCGTTTAAAACTCTTGGATTTAGAGAATGAGTACATAACTGGGAGGCCAAACATTGCTGAGTATTGGATTTTGGTTCAGCAAAGGCCTAGTTATAAAAAGGTGATTGGTAAGCATTTTGATGGTTGGAGAAAGCACAAAACATTGTTCAAAACTTGGTGCTTTGTTCGTATTAGAAGTTTGCTTAAGAGGTACTAGTGAGGTACATATATATAAACTCAAGGTTGTTAAAAAATGGTTGTATAAGTAAATACATCAAAGTACTTTTTCTGTGTTGTAGATAAGCCAGGTTTCTAAAAAACCATTAgctatctttttatttttcttgaaatAGAAGGGGGTCCATTTTTCTTTCTCCCTTACCCTTTGGTGCTTGCAGTTACTCTAGAATGAGATAAGAGGGAAATCAAAGTGTGTTATGTTATTGGTTTGTCTCCAAAAATTCATTGGACCCAGTACTGAAACAATCCAGTGTTGCATTCTACTTTATTGTCAAAAGAAAAGAAGAGGCAAATTTGTGTGTATTTAATCAATTAGCAATTTCTATGCAATGTGTATGTATATTGATATTGGAACAATGCCTTTCCTGTGTAAGGATTGCTGCTTTTAATGTGTGACACTATTTAAAGCTAAAAATCAAATGGATCAAGAAAGTAAGAATGATGATATTATTTCACATGACTATGTAGCATGAAATTTTTGTCTATTTCTCTCGTCGGTCTATCAAATGACAGGATGTGTGTGACATAGAATGCCTAGTTTGTGTGACATAGTATTGACTACAGAAGGTTGCAATAACAAATCAATGAACACTTATCTATAATTGAGACATTTGCAAAGCTATCGTTGTCTTTATATCAGTTTGTTTTACTCCATATCAAGCTGATCCCAGAATCAGTCTGTATGTatatacataaacataaataatctgCAAACAAGGCATCAATTATCAAATTTCTTTGGAAGCTGAAAACAAGGTCTTTTCATACTCTTTTCCAACTAATGCAACCCAGTGTTGTATCATGTATGTACATAAAGGGTGACCCTTGAAAATGGTGTACAGTGTACTGAAACACTCATAATTTTAATAGTTGAATTCATTAATGAAGTACGTGATGGATTTATCAAATGGTTAAAACTGGGTATATAATACACCACTTCAAATAACTGGAGTTCTCTCTGCTTAAAACAATGGAAAGATCAACTTTGTCAGATTTAATGAGCAGACCCCAAAAACAGGTCTTACTAACAAGTGTCcaataaatgataaataaaaaatcaagaaaggaaaaatattaattgaaaaaGGGCTTCAAAGCTCAAAAAATGCTATCACCTTTCTTGGTTGTAATTCACATCCTCGCCAATTAGCCTTGGTTGGCATTTAAAATCGGACAGATCAAATTCAGCCAAACACAAGAGTTGAGAAAGCAAAACCCAAAAAGATTTCAACAATGTAACATAATGAAGCTGAAACACTTCCTCCTAATTACATTCACAGCTATACTTTTGAATCTTTTGGAATAACTTTTGCATACATACAAATTGATACAAGAGAGATAAATGATTTGAATTCAAATAATAAATCAGACAGAAGTATTTGATAGCAAGAGCGTCAATGAGCGAAGGGAGAGTCACAGGTTTTCTATTTTTTGAGAGAATTATGCAAGTCTATAGAAACACCTACCTCTTGAAGGCTCGGGGAGATCGGTATCCAAAAGAGCAGGAGCCTCTAAGTACAGTCCAGAAAGTGGGGAGTAGTATGGTTCAAACAAGTTTGCTTTCCTCCACAGACAGACATGTTTCTAACAACCATTGATATATTATAAATAGAATAATCCATGTCAATAGTCATCAGCCTTATCACAAAATTAGCTCATCATGGACCAAAATTCTCATTTGAAATATACAATGCATCCTATAAAGTGAAGGAGGAATGCTGTAATTGAATGAAATTTTCATTGAATAATGGATCCAGGAACAAATGAATTTTCATTGAATAATAGATCCAGAAACAAATGAATTGATCATACATTAATGTATATAgatgaaaaaagaaaacaaaaaacaatttcTTTTTTTCCTGTGAATAGTAATGTTTTTGCTGTTGTGAatactaataaatattatttCCCACCTGTCTCATCTCTACAGTTTGCATCCTTCGAATAACTATTAACTTTTGATTCTTTTAATACATCTCCTACATCTACACTGCACACATCACCACTAGAGTTGTTCCCATTAcattttcctgcattcctcttgaACCATGTTCGATGTATTTTTGAATTATTCCATTTCTGCTGTCTAAAGTCATTCTTTCCCAAATCATTGGAGTCACCCTTCAATCGCTTGGGGTCGTGTTTATCATTATTGCATTCAAGGTTTGTGTCTTCAAACTTAGCACCAGTTGTGCTGGGAGTCGTATCATCTGATTCTGAGCAACAATTAACCAGACCATCGGTTTCCCGTTGCTTAACTTCAGCAGGTTGATCAACTTCCATGCCATCAGTATTAGAAGGCTGACAGTCTTTGATATCCCGTGGATGTGGGGGTAATGGAGGAAATGGGTTGAAAGGCACACCAGGAGCAGTGACCCAACCCCCTTTGATTTCAGCATGAGGAGTTCCATATTGCTGGGCAACATACCATGGCATTCCATATGAGACAGGCAAACGAGAATTAAATTTCTGTTTTGGCTGACCAGTAACCAAACTAGAGGGCCATCCAGGATGACTTGCATTTGGCAAAACAGGACCACCAGAGTTTAGTGCACTGTTTAATGACCGTATTGGACATGAAAACCCTGGTGGAATTTCTTCATTGAGGCTTTCATTGGTAGAGCCAATAACAGCATCAGAATATGAATTTGGTTCGGCCGGTTGATCCCATCGGCTCTTGCGCTTGCGTTTCTTCTCCCCCTTGATCTCAACTCCATCCAAAGACAGTGTAGAACAACTCTCCTGGGCACCAGCATCTACTGAAGTTGAAGTTGTCACAGGCTTTGACTGCTGACCACAATCAATTGCTTCCTTAGGTCTTACTCGCTGTTCTTGCCTATGATTATGAGATACTGAAAATCTGTTACAGTTGAAATCTCTGTGAGATTCCCTATTATCATCCCTGTCCATATAGCCACGTTTTCTGCTATGTCTTGGAATCCATCTGTCTCGGAAGCTTCGAGCAATTTGATGAACCTACATGTGCAAACAAGAGTGAAAATATTCAAACCCCTACCCATTAATACATTTTGactaaaaaacaataataaaaaaacagcATATTTTGGGAATTATACACATTACTCGACTAAGCTGAAATCAATATATCAATTTACAATAGGTGGGTCATGGCGATACCTGTTTGTCATCGTGCTCTGTCAGAGACAGCATTGATTCCCTAAAACTGAACATGAAACCAATTGTTAGTAAAAGAATAGAAACTTAGAGAGAAATAGAATAGTTTCAATTGAGTTACACCAAAGATAATAGTGTAATGAATTGGCAGGGAGAAATCATTAGAAATTGTCTCATAACATGGAAAAGGAAACACTAAAGTAACACGTGTCATGCTTCTAAGCACTTAAAAAACATGTATTTGTAGTTTGTGCCAATCATAATATAGCCCAAACAAAATAGGCAATGAATAAAAAGTCAAATTTAAAACTGTTAACTGATTCAGCAATTTTTTGAATAGCTTTAATAAATTTGAGAAGGGTAAATTTGAAATTCCCTGACCTCTCCATTCCACGACAAGGAGGGCCACTCTTGATATGTTCCGGTGTCAAAACCTTGCCTGCTGCCAGGTACTCTAAGACCTGTAAAAGAAAATTGTTTAGGCGCATGCTCTATAATCTCTTAATCCTCCATTTAGAGGTAAAAAAGAAGAAAGCAAAAAAAATATTAGGATCTACCAGCCAGCTATCAACATAGTGAAGAGTATAGGATGATGGTCAAATCAAATATATCCCCAAAGAGAATATTTACCATATTTTAACATTAAAAATCAATGACTAAGGAGATTAGCTAACATCTAAAATGATAGAAAAAAATGGCATAAACATCACACAAATATCAAAATATGGGCATTGAACCACAGTTACAAATTGCACGCTAGCTTTAAATGACCATTTCAAACAGCATCGTACAAATTCATGAAGAGTGAATATAACACAAATTATATTCAGAAAGACAACGACAATGTCAACATAAATATTGTTTCCAACCACTCCGCAAACCTCCCCAATTTAGTAGGCATTAGGAAAGGCACACACCCAATTAGATGTAAAACTACACATATCACAAGGGTTTATAAAATTAGAAGATAAACTACACTGCATGGAGCACTTATCTCTAAAAAATTAATGAAACAAAAGTATAGTATTATTGTCCCTGTATCTCACCTTAGAACCAAAGTGACCCCACACAAATAATGTCTATTATGAAATCTTATGTAAGGATAGAAAACATGACAAAAGTTCAAATTCACAACACAGACTTTACTATAGAGTTATACCATAGACAACTTTTGATCCAACAATGTGCAGCGCAatcatttgaaatggaaggatgTACACGTAATCCTAGGGGTTGTTTATGGGATGTACATGTAATACTGGGGTTTGTTTGGTTCAATAGGGGGAGGAGAGAGGAGGGAAGGAGAGCGTAGCGGAGGGATTTGTGTTACGTTAGGTTCAACGAGGTGAAAGGagagattttaatggagggaaagTGTAAATTTACTTTTTTCAACTTTCAAATATTAAAAGTAACACTAAAAGGACACTTGAGTCAAAATTTTAAGCAGGTTCTTCTCTTGGACCGGGAGAGATATTGCTCCCCCTCCCCTCCTCTAACTTCCCAAAACTTGAATCAagcaataaatatttaaaataatcctcactctcccttaggaacaaaAATATGAGTAGATTCCAATCTAAGTACCTTAAGAAGCTTTCGGAGTATTGGAATTTTTTTAAAGTCTTGCCTGTACTGCTTCAAGATCTTATGCAACATCTGTAAACCTGAAAGCCAATACTTTAGTTAATTTACAAAACAGCCAAAGGTGTGATGGGTCTCATATTCCCGATATATGGGAAAAAGTCTTCATTAAATGCTAAACAAATATAGATTACCATTTTTACTAATTACATCATTCAGCACGGCTCTAGATTTTGTTTTCAGAAGAGCGTCAAGGATCATGGAAAGATCTCGATTGCTGCAacaaatagatttattttcttttagcgATCATGTATATGTCCTTAAACATTGAACAAGTCTATAATAAGTGTGTTTAACTATAAATATGCTTAATGAAGGAAGAGTAAACTAATTATGAGGATAAAGGAGAAGAGATGACCTCTGAATTGCTTCACCATTAATTCTATCACCTGAAGCCACGGTGAGAAGCAATAGTTTCAAGTAGCCTTTGGTGGCATCCTGTGACAAGAAAGCGGTGGGGTGAGTCAAATGATTAATGATGCAAACTGAGAAACCATAAAACTGGCAAGGTAACAAGTCCAATAATACCTCCACTAATAAGGCATCAAGAAACAAAATTGAAGGGAATATGACAAAAGACACAAACTATTTCTCATAATTGATTATACTACCAACGTAAAATTAAAATACTACAGCAGTAAGGTAGAAGTTTCTTGCTTTGTTACAGAACATAGATATGAAACTGCAAGAAAGCACACCAGAACCTGCATGCATAAAGTACTTACTTTTCTTTTGC
Encoded proteins:
- the LOC131661392 gene encoding glutathione S-transferase TCHQD-like encodes the protein MQLYHHPFDLDSQKVRLALEEKGIDYTSFHANPVTGKNLDSTLFQMNPSGSLPVFQNGSHIIYKTIDIIQYIERIAVVSAGSEDISSNRKEVIEWMQKIQEWNPKYFTLSHIPDKHLVYVSKFIRRVVIARMSESPELAGAYHRKLREAYQTDEKLKDPDVLRRSKEHLVRLLDEAERQLSETPYLAGEEFTMADVMLIPILARLKLLDLENEYITGRPNIAEYWILVQQRPSYKKVIGKHFDGWRKHKTLFKTWCFVRIRSLLKRY